Proteins found in one Schistosoma mansoni, WGS project CABG00000000 data, supercontig 0276, strain Puerto Rico, whole genome shotgun sequence genomic segment:
- a CDS encoding XP_018644697.1 has translation MNMIYKRKPVRQFGEVLESRTSSQLHNILVAMYNYSINKLMYFATFIHDELHKELIDVLDVQRFLLFRSEIDLHTIDKAYKA, from the exons ATGAACATGATTTATAAACGA AAACCCGTTAGACAATTTGGTGAAGTTCTTGAAAGTAGGACGTCTAGTCAACTCCATAATATTTTAGTAGCAATGT ATAATTACTCCATTAACAAACTAATGTACTTTGCTACGTTCATTCATGATGAGCTTCATAAAGAacttattgatgttctggatgTTCAACGTTTCCTACTTTTCCGTTCTGAA ATAGATTTGCATACAATAGATAAGGCGTATAAAGCCTAA